The Streptomyces sp. HUAS MG91 sequence CACGTACGCGCAGTCGGTGCTCGGCCTGTCCGCCACGGCCGCCGGGTTCGTGCTCTCGGTGATGACGCTGAGCTGGCCGGTCTCGGCGGCGCTCAGCCAGCACGTGTACCGCAGGATCGGTTTCCGGGACACGGCGCTGATCGGCATGACGGCGGCGCTCGGGCTGCTGATCGCGTTCCCTCTCCTCCCCTTCCCCGGCGCGGTCTGGCAGCCCACGCTGCTGAGCCTGCTGCTCGGGGCGGCGCTCGGGCTGTTCCAGCTGCCGCTCATCATCGGCGTGCAGTCCACGGTGGGCTGGGCCGAGCGCGGCACCGCCACCGCGTCGATCCTCTTCTACCGGCAGATCGGGCAGACCGTCGGCGCGGCCGTCTTCGGCGCGGTCGCCAACGGGGTGATCTCGCGGCGGCTCGGGGTCGGCGCCGATCTCGACTCGGTGGCGCGTGACAGCGGGGCCGAGCCGGTGCGGCGGGCGATCGACGCGGCTGTCGACGCCGTGTATGTGGGTGCCGCCTGCGCGGCGGCGGTGGCCCTGGCCGTTCTGGTCGCCCTGGCGCCCCGCCGCTTCCCGGTCCTGACCGAGCGACCCGCGACACAGCCGACGCCTCCGTCCCCCGCACCGGCCCCACCCAGAAAGTCCCCCAACTGACGGCCGGCGGCCCGCACAAGACGAACAACACAGGGGCGCCGGGAACTACGCGACCAGCCACGACGAAACCGGTACCCGGCGACGACCGCACCGCCCGATTCACGCAAACCCTCCCCCAACTCCCTTACCTACGAGTAACGTTCCGGCTCCCCACGCCCCTCCCTGCGGTCCGCCCGTCCCCGGCGGACCCGAGCCAGCAAGGAGACACCGGGATGCCGTACCGCCCACCGCACGCGCACACCCACCGCCTCCCCCGCCACCCCGACCTGCCCCCGCCCTCGGGCCCCACCGGCGACCTCCGCCTGCTGCGCACCGCCTACCGCTGGCAGCGCCGCGTCGCCACCCTCACCGCGCTCGGCTACTTCACCCTCTTCCTGCTCCTGTCGGCGTTCGCCCCCGCCCTGATGAACCGCTCGGTCACCGGCGGCCTCTCCTCGGGGCTGCTCATCGGCCTGCTCCAACTCCCGGTCACCTGCCTGGCGCTGATCCTCTACGAGCGCACGGCCCGCCGCCGCGTCGACCCGCTGGCCCACCGGCTGCGCCGCATCGGCGGCCGGAGGTGAACACGCTGGTGGACACCTCGGCCGAGTCCATGTCGCTGACCGCGTTCACGGCGGTGGCGACGGCCACGCTGCTGCTGTGCATCGTCACCAGCCCCGAGCGCGACGACCTGGAGGAGTTCTACACGGGCTTCGGCCGGCTGACGCCGATGCGCAACGGGCTGGCCATCGCGGGCGACTACATCTCCGCGGCGACCGTCCTGACCACCACCGGCATCATCGCGCTGGTCGGCTACGACGGCGTGGTGCTGGCCCTCAGCACCGGGCTCTCGCTGATGCTGCTGATGTTCCTGCTGGCCGAACCGCTGCGCAACGCGGGCCTGTTCACCATGGGCGACGTCCTCGCGCGCCGGATGCCGGGGCGGGCGGCGCGCATGGCGGCCTGCGCGGTGACGCTGGCCGCGCTCGTCCCGCTGATGCTGGTGCAGCTCGCGGGCGCGGGCGACCTGCTGGCCTTCCTGCTCGGCTTCAGCGACGAGACCTTCAAGACGGTCTGCGTGATCGGCGTCGGCGGCCTCATGATCAGTTACGCGGCGATCGGCGGCATGAAGGGCACCGCCGTCATCCAGATCTTCAAGATCGTGATGCTGCTCGGTTCGGGCATCGCCGTCGCGGCGGTGATCCTGCACCGCTTCGGCTGGGACCCGGGCGCCCTGCTCGCCGAGGCGGCCCGCCGCAGCGGCGCGGGCCGCGCCTACCTCACCTCGGGCCTGCAGTTCACCGGCAGCAGCTTCCCCCGCCTGGACATGATCAGCTCGGAGCTGACCGTGGTGCTCGGCGGCGCCGCCCTCCCGCACGTCACCATGCGCATGTACACGGCGCGCAACGCCCGCGAGGTGCGCCGCTCGATGTCCTGGGCGGTCTCCGCGGTCGGCGTCTTCGTGCTGATCATCGCGGTGCTCGGGGTCGGGGCGGCGGCGCTGGTGGGCCGTACGGGGATCGTGGCGGACAGCGCGCAGGGCAACACCGCCTTCCTGCTGGGCGCGCGGGCCGCGTTCGGCGCCACCCTCTCGACAGCGGAGTCGCTCCTGTTCACGGCGGTCACGACGGCCATCTTCCTGACCCTGCTGGCCTCGGTGGCGGGCATGATCCTGGCCTGCGCCAACTCGCTGGCGCACGACGTGTTCGCGTACGGCAGGAGACAGCCGACCCCGCGCAAGGAGCTGAGGACGGCCCGGATCTCGGCCCTCGCCGTGGGTGTCCCCGCCGTCCTCCTGGCCACCCTGGTCCAGCACCGCAACCTCCAGCCCCTGACCACCCTCTCCTTCTGCCTGGGCGCCTCCGCCCTGGCCCCCGCCCTGATCTACAGCCTCTTCTGGCGCCGCTACACACGGGCGGGCCTGCTGTGGACCCTGCTCGGCGGAACCACGGCCTGCCTGATCCTGATGACGGGCTCCAACCTCGTCTCGGGCTCGCCCGGCTCGGCCTTCCCCGGCCACGACCTGAACTGGTTCCCGTTCACGACCACCGGCATCGTCTCGATCCCGCTCGGCTTCCTCTTCGGCTGGCTGGGCACCGTACTGACCTCACCGAGGAAGGCGGCGCGACAGCGACAGCAGTACGAGGCCGTGGAGGCCTGGATCCTGGCGGGCGCGCCGGTCGCGGCGCCGCCGGACCGGGACCGCCGCCGGGCCGGGACCGACTGACCGGCGGCCGGCGCCTCCTGCTACGTTCGCTCATCAACTGCCGGAACAGGTGTGCGAGTTGAGGAGTGGACGACCGTGGGCGCGTCAGGGTGGGAGTACTACGTCCCGTACCAGAAGGATGTGGCGGCGGCGCTGGAGGAGCTGCAGGCGCGGGTCTTCCGGGACGAGGACTACTACTGGTCGGGCGACCTGCCGCCGGAGGGCCAGGCTCCCGTGCCCCGGCCCGCCACGGTCGAGGAGCTGTGGGAGGACGAGGAGGCCCAGGAGTCGGGCACCCACTCGATACTCGACATGGAGCGGGTGGTGCACCCCGGCGAGCGCCCCTGCGCCGGCGCGGTACGCCCGGTCCAGCCCGACGAGGCCTGCCGCCTCACCGGCACGGACGTCCTCACGCGCGAGCACGTCGAGGCGATCGAGCCCCTGGTCGAGGAGGGCTGGTCCGGCCGCGTCGCGGTCCTGCACGACGGCGCGGGACGGCCCAGCGAGCTGTACTTCTGGGGCATCTCGGGAGACTGACCCCGAGGCGGCGGACGGCCGCCCCGGCCGGGTGTCCCGACGGTTCAGCCCGCCGCCGCGCAGACCGCGGCCCGGGTGACCAGTTTGCGGTGCGGGCCGAGCAGGTCCACGTCCCAGTACGTGCTGTCGTAGCCGATGCCGACGGCCGTGACCTCGGTGCTCATGAGCGACGCGTAGATGTCGTTGCCCGGGTCCGGGTCCGTGATCGTGTCCGCGAAGTAGCCGTCGTGGCGGTAGCCCGTGTACATGAACTCCTCGGCGTGGGCGGAGTACAGCCCGGCGTCGGTCAGCCGGGCCCGCAGGTCGCGCCCGTCGCTGCCCACCGCGCCGAGCCTGCCCCGGGCCGCCATGTCGCGGGCGTGCCCGGCGGCCACCTCGGACGCCTTGTCGGACACCCGGAGCACCGGCAGCCCGTGCGCGGCCCGCTCCTCGTTGACCTGACAGGTGATCCAGTCGACGTCCGGGTAGTAGGCGGCCGCCGCGGCGGGCAGCGCCGCGCCCACGGCCGCGCTCACCAGGGCCACCGAGGACGCCGCCATCGCCATCGTCCTGCGCTTCACGCCGTTCCCTCTCGTCGCGCTCCGCCCCCTCGGGAGCAGTGTGCCGACGACGACGGGCGGGGGCGGCGCAACATGCCGGTGGAACCTCGCGAGACCGCCGGCGGCCGCCGCGCCCCGCTCACTTGCCCAGCCGCTCCGCCAGCGCCGCCCGCCGGGCCAGCACCCCGTCGCGCAGTTCCTCCATCTCCCGCAGCGCGTCCCGGCGTTCGCGCTTGCCGAGGCGGTCGAGGTAGAGCCGCCCGTAGAGGTGGTCCGTCTCGTGCTGGAGGCAGCGGGCGAAGTAGCCGCGGCCCTCCACCACCAGCGGGGCGCCGTCCATGTCCTGCCCCCGGACGACCGCGTGGTCGGCGCGGGCCACCGCCTTGTAGGGGCCGGGCACGGACAGGCAGCCCTCCATCCCCTCGACCAGTCTGCGGTCGGCGAGCGGCTCCTCGTCGAGCACCGGGTTGGCGATGGCGCCGGTGTGCCGCACGCCCCAGTCGTCCTCCATGTCGTACACGAACAGCTGGAGGTCCACGCCGACCTGGTTGGCGGCGATGGCCGCGCCGTGCGCGACGTGGTTCGTGGCGAACATGTCGTCGATCAGACGGGCCAGTTCGGGGGTGCCGAAGTGCTCCCGCGTGACCGGTGCGCACCGGCGCCGCAGGACGTCCTCGCCGACCACGGTGATGCGCCGCACGGCCCCCCGCTCGACCTCCGGCAGCAGCCGCCCTTCATTCGTCACCGTCAATCCCTGCCTTCCGCGCGCCAGTTGGCGCCTGTCGACGACGTCCTCGGCAACGTAGCAGGCCACTTGGCCGACGAGGCCCGAACCGTCGTCAGGGGCGCGCGGAACCGCGCGGCCGGCCACGACGGTGGCGCACCCGACCGCGGCCCGCAGACCCCCTACTCGGACTCGGCCGGCGCCCGCCCCGTCAGCGCCGCCAGAGAACTCCGCACATGATCCATATGAGCCCGCATCTCGTCCCGGACCTCGTCGTGCTCCCGCAGCACCCCGTCGGTCTCCCGGCCGATCCGCTCGGCCCGCGCCCGCGCCTGCGCGACCAGCTCCGCGGCGGAGGCCTCCGCGTCCTCCTGCCGGTGCCGCGCCGCCTCCTCGGCCTCGGCCAGGGCCCGCTTCGCCTCGGAGAGCCGCGCCTCGGCCTCCGTGACGGCGGCGGCCTCCCACTCGTCCGCGGCGGCCTCGCCGCGGGCGCTCTCCCGCTCCAGCGCGTCGATCCGCTCGGCCTGCTCCTTGGCCTGGTCGGCGAGGACGCCCTCGCAGCGGCGCCGCATCTCGCGCAGCGCCTCGAGCGCCTCGCTCCGCGTCTCCTTGACCTCGCGGCGGGCGGCGATCCGCACCTCGTCGGCGGCGGCCCGGGTCGCGGCCTCCCGCTGCCGGGCCCGCTCCTCCGCCTCGCCGCGCACCTCGTCGGCGTAGGCCTGGGCGGCGTCCCGCAGCTCGCCGCCCGTGCGCTCGGCGGCCTCGGCGACGCCCTGCGCGTCGCTCCGCCCGGTGTGCCGCACCGCGGCGGTCTCCTCCTCCACGAGCTCCAGGAGGTA is a genomic window containing:
- a CDS encoding DUF485 domain-containing protein is translated as MPYRPPHAHTHRLPRHPDLPPPSGPTGDLRLLRTAYRWQRRVATLTALGYFTLFLLLSAFAPALMNRSVTGGLSSGLLIGLLQLPVTCLALILYERTARRRVDPLAHRLRRIGGRR
- a CDS encoding cellulose-binding protein, with protein sequence MSPVSGADTDASAFGFVVTRGRGVRGYRPEQVEAFAAGLSQERDDAWERAARLTVLHKEMEAEAERLRAAVDRLAPQTYASLGKRAQYLLELVEEETAAVRHTGRSDAQGVAEAAERTGGELRDAAQAYADEVRGEAEERARQREAATRAAADEVRIAARREVKETRSEALEALREMRRRCEGVLADQAKEQAERIDALERESARGEAAADEWEAAAVTEAEARLSEAKRALAEAEEAARHRQEDAEASAAELVAQARARAERIGRETDGVLREHDEVRDEMRAHMDHVRSSLAALTGRAPAESE
- a CDS encoding cation acetate symporter, whose translation is MSLTAFTAVATATLLLCIVTSPERDDLEEFYTGFGRLTPMRNGLAIAGDYISAATVLTTTGIIALVGYDGVVLALSTGLSLMLLMFLLAEPLRNAGLFTMGDVLARRMPGRAARMAACAVTLAALVPLMLVQLAGAGDLLAFLLGFSDETFKTVCVIGVGGLMISYAAIGGMKGTAVIQIFKIVMLLGSGIAVAAVILHRFGWDPGALLAEAARRSGAGRAYLTSGLQFTGSSFPRLDMISSELTVVLGGAALPHVTMRMYTARNAREVRRSMSWAVSAVGVFVLIIAVLGVGAAALVGRTGIVADSAQGNTAFLLGARAAFGATLSTAESLLFTAVTTAIFLTLLASVAGMILACANSLAHDVFAYGRRQPTPRKELRTARISALAVGVPAVLLATLVQHRNLQPLTTLSFCLGASALAPALIYSLFWRRYTRAGLLWTLLGGTTACLILMTGSNLVSGSPGSAFPGHDLNWFPFTTTGIVSIPLGFLFGWLGTVLTSPRKAARQRQQYEAVEAWILAGAPVAAPPDRDRRRAGTD
- a CDS encoding CAP domain-containing protein, which encodes MKRRTMAMAASSVALVSAAVGAALPAAAAAYYPDVDWITCQVNEERAAHGLPVLRVSDKASEVAAGHARDMAARGRLGAVGSDGRDLRARLTDAGLYSAHAEEFMYTGYRHDGYFADTITDPDPGNDIYASLMSTEVTAVGIGYDSTYWDVDLLGPHRKLVTRAAVCAAAG
- the def gene encoding peptide deformylase; its protein translation is MTNEGRLLPEVERGAVRRITVVGEDVLRRRCAPVTREHFGTPELARLIDDMFATNHVAHGAAIAANQVGVDLQLFVYDMEDDWGVRHTGAIANPVLDEEPLADRRLVEGMEGCLSVPGPYKAVARADHAVVRGQDMDGAPLVVEGRGYFARCLQHETDHLYGRLYLDRLGKRERRDALREMEELRDGVLARRAALAERLGK